The Candidatus Zixiibacteriota bacterium genome contains a region encoding:
- the sucB gene encoding dihydrolipoyllysine-residue succinyltransferase → MPYPIVVPQMGESVVEGTVGRWLKAEGEPIFKDETVVEIMTDKVNVEIPAIEKGTLGKILVPEGTVVSIGTEIGVILGAGESLPSGYGVTASRPVAAAAAAPVVADDSGDGDSARRSSPVVRRLLREHNLRLEDIPASGAGGRVTKEDVLNYVRARQTAPSAPRPTTEKPRLVPTVPAARGEETIERQSLAGVRKLIADHMIKSKQTSAHVMTMDEIDLTLLVSAREARKENWNHLAGANVTYMPFFVKSAVAALKEFPAVNASIRDNEILYRKYYHIGVAVARDEGLIVPVVRFADQKSIIQIAREIADLSERARREQLVPDEVTGSTFTLTNAGMYGALASTPVINQPEVAILGMHKVQKRPVVRDGQIVIRDMMYVTLSFDHRLIDGHVAVQFLRRLCERLEDPYELLLTIG, encoded by the coding sequence AACCGTCGTCGAGATCATGACCGACAAGGTCAACGTCGAAATCCCGGCCATTGAGAAGGGAACCTTGGGCAAGATTCTCGTCCCGGAAGGAACGGTCGTCTCGATCGGCACCGAGATCGGTGTCATTCTCGGCGCCGGGGAATCGCTTCCGAGTGGCTATGGGGTCACGGCATCGCGCCCGGTCGCAGCGGCCGCCGCCGCACCGGTTGTCGCCGACGACTCGGGGGATGGTGATTCCGCGCGACGCTCCTCGCCGGTGGTACGCCGCCTGCTCCGCGAACACAACCTGCGGCTGGAGGACATTCCGGCCAGCGGCGCCGGTGGACGCGTCACAAAGGAAGATGTCTTGAACTACGTGCGCGCCCGTCAGACAGCGCCGTCCGCTCCAAGACCAACGACCGAGAAACCCCGATTGGTGCCGACCGTTCCCGCCGCCCGCGGCGAGGAGACGATCGAGCGCCAGTCCCTCGCCGGAGTTCGCAAGCTGATCGCCGACCACATGATCAAGAGCAAGCAGACTTCCGCCCATGTGATGACGATGGATGAGATCGACCTCACCCTGCTGGTCTCGGCCCGTGAGGCGCGCAAGGAGAACTGGAATCATCTGGCCGGCGCCAATGTCACCTACATGCCGTTTTTCGTCAAATCGGCGGTCGCCGCACTGAAGGAGTTCCCGGCGGTCAACGCCTCCATCCGGGACAATGAGATTCTCTATCGGAAATACTATCACATCGGCGTCGCCGTGGCCCGCGACGAGGGATTGATCGTCCCCGTGGTCCGCTTCGCCGACCAGAAATCGATCATCCAGATCGCCCGCGAAATCGCCGACCTCTCCGAGCGCGCCCGGCGCGAGCAACTGGTTCCCGATGAGGTCACCGGCTCGACGTTCACGCTCACCAATGCCGGCATGTATGGCGCCCTGGCCTCCACCCCGGTGATCAACCAGCCGGAGGTCGCCATTCTGGGGATGCACAAGGTCCAGAAGCGTCCTGTTGTGCGCGACGGCCAGATTGTCATCCGCGACATGATGTACGTGACGCTCTCGTTCGATCATCGCCTGATCGACGGCCATGTCGCCGTGCAGTTCCTCCGTCGCCTCTGCGAACGTCTGGAGGACCCCTACGAGCTCTTGCTCACCATCGGCTGA